A window of Thermoanaerobaculia bacterium contains these coding sequences:
- a CDS encoding copper-binding protein translates to MRDSASTLRFAASFLLSIALLQAGCGKPAEAPSVPVETYAMRGEIVRLPSPPSPEIAIRHEAVPDFRDESGKVVGMEAMTMPFGLAPDADIATLAPGDKVAFTLEMRWKATSDIVRISRIEKLPAGTLLSWESPATAPTVSAPTGDASPDGAGGPPR, encoded by the coding sequence ATGCGCGATTCCGCTTCAACTCTCCGCTTCGCCGCCAGCTTCCTCCTGTCGATCGCCCTGCTTCAGGCCGGCTGCGGGAAGCCCGCCGAGGCCCCGTCCGTGCCCGTCGAGACCTACGCCATGCGCGGCGAGATCGTCCGCCTGCCGAGCCCTCCGTCGCCGGAGATTGCGATCCGCCACGAGGCCGTTCCCGACTTCCGCGACGAGAGCGGCAAGGTCGTCGGAATGGAGGCGATGACGATGCCGTTCGGCCTGGCCCCCGACGCGGACATCGCGACTCTCGCGCCCGGCGACAAGGTCGCCTTTACGCTGGAGATGCGGTGGAAGGCGACGAGCGACATCGTGCGCATCTCGCGAATCGAGAAGCTGCCGGCGGGCACGTTGCTCTCCTGGGAGAGTCCGGCGACCGCGCCCACGGTATCTGCTCCGACGGGCGACGCCAGCCCGGACGGCGCCGGCGGTCCGCCGCGCTGA
- a CDS encoding SpoIIE family protein phosphatase, with protein MRSLPLHELAALPRAEALQRWRDERNAAVVRPLLWGFAPIALVMTIVEASRGDLLRAGGSAMTLALLAGGILGLRRDRWRHGFHPALLTLLAAGFTLWMVITTLFPMVMFASIFLSPLLLLLLRLRGSDTPLLAVGAAGVAGIRILAGGLEEAPDSFWGPFIGIVLVNAVAAWAGWAMTRRQAGRFIAEWSVASSRERESSRMREELEDARAIQLAMLPSSAPDVSWLELQGMSLPATEVGGDYYDFLPVDGDRVAVVVGDVAGHGVASGLLLSGVRAGLHLLRADLAEPRAVVERLNLLVRDSGVSRLFMSLVVALFDRKTGQVHVVTAGHPPALRFCAATGKVSAIEASSPPLGTRLPAAFPLHTEPLEPGDLWLFVTDGLLEATDPRGRPYGERRLMDELAAAARRDPRPRAVEQALLADLATYRGESELQDDLTVVVVRVVPSAGA; from the coding sequence TTGAGATCTCTCCCCCTGCACGAGCTCGCGGCGCTGCCGCGCGCGGAGGCCCTCCAGCGGTGGCGCGACGAGCGCAACGCCGCGGTCGTCCGGCCCCTCCTGTGGGGGTTCGCACCGATCGCGCTGGTGATGACGATCGTCGAGGCGAGCCGCGGAGATCTGTTGCGGGCCGGCGGCTCGGCGATGACCCTGGCTCTCCTCGCCGGCGGCATCCTCGGCCTGCGCCGTGACCGGTGGCGGCACGGTTTTCATCCCGCTCTGCTCACTCTCCTCGCCGCCGGCTTCACGCTCTGGATGGTCATCACCACGCTCTTCCCGATGGTGATGTTCGCTTCGATCTTCCTCTCGCCGCTCCTGCTCCTGCTCCTGCGCCTGCGCGGCAGCGACACACCGCTCCTCGCGGTCGGCGCGGCAGGGGTGGCCGGAATCCGCATCCTCGCCGGCGGCCTCGAAGAGGCGCCGGATTCCTTCTGGGGGCCGTTCATCGGCATCGTCCTGGTGAACGCTGTCGCGGCCTGGGCCGGATGGGCGATGACGCGCCGCCAGGCGGGCAGGTTCATCGCCGAGTGGAGCGTCGCTTCGTCTCGCGAGCGCGAGAGCTCGCGCATGCGCGAGGAGCTCGAGGACGCCCGCGCCATTCAGCTCGCCATGCTGCCCTCCTCGGCGCCGGACGTCTCCTGGCTCGAGCTTCAGGGGATGTCGCTTCCGGCGACCGAAGTCGGCGGCGACTACTACGACTTCCTGCCGGTGGACGGGGACCGCGTGGCCGTCGTCGTCGGCGACGTCGCCGGGCACGGCGTCGCGAGCGGCCTGCTGCTCTCCGGCGTGCGCGCCGGGCTCCACCTGCTGCGTGCCGACCTCGCGGAGCCGCGCGCTGTCGTCGAGCGCTTGAACCTGCTGGTGCGCGACAGTGGCGTGTCGCGCCTCTTCATGAGCCTGGTGGTAGCGCTCTTCGATCGCAAGACGGGCCAGGTGCACGTCGTGACCGCCGGCCATCCTCCGGCCCTGCGCTTTTGTGCCGCGACGGGCAAGGTCAGTGCGATCGAGGCGAGCTCACCGCCGCTCGGCACCCGTCTGCCGGCCGCCTTCCCGCTGCACACCGAACCGCTTGAGCCCGGCGACCTCTGGCTCTTCGTCACCGACGGATTGCTCGAGGCGACCGACCCGCGCGGCCGTCCCTACGGCGAGCGCCGCCTCATGGACGAGCTCGCCGCCGCCGCCCGCCGCGACCCCCGCCCCCGCGCCGTCGAACAGGCCCTCCTCGCCGACCTCGCCACCTACCGCGGCGAATCCGAGCTCCAGGACGACCTCACCGTCGTCGTCGTCCGCGTCGTGCCCAGCGCGGGGGCCTGA
- a CDS encoding cold-shock protein, whose translation MTEQGTVKWFNNEKGFGFISRESGPDVFVHHTAITAEGYRSLNEGDRVSFEVVEGQKGLQARNVVRI comes from the coding sequence ATGACCGAACAGGGCACAGTGAAGTGGTTTAACAACGAGAAGGGTTTTGGTTTCATCTCGCGCGAGAGCGGTCCGGACGTGTTCGTCCATCACACCGCGATCACCGCCGAGGGTTACCGCTCCCTGAACGAGGGCGACCGGGTTTCTTTCGAGGTCGTCGAGGGTCAGAAGGGTCTTCAGGCCCGCAACGTCGTCCGGATCTGA
- a CDS encoding RNA pseudouridine synthase, protein MSRPEHKPAEKKGPRPVPASLLYFGDRFAAIDKPAGLSLRTSRADPHSAARGLVEALRFRDRELFAGREPQLVHRLDESTSGVVLVALDVDIHRELVTRFAERQAEKRYLALVWGHPRPSIGSWDARLGPDKKDRRRMKVDPQGRPALTEYRVLARAAHVALVELAPRTGRTHQLRVHLAAAGHPIVGDDLYGGPREHSIRSPALRTALAPGRSLLHAFRLAIPGLEPESFEAPLPADFVAALAACRIPMDTALAFSSKP, encoded by the coding sequence TTGAGCCGGCCCGAGCACAAGCCGGCCGAAAAGAAGGGTCCCCGGCCGGTGCCGGCCTCGCTGCTCTATTTCGGCGACCGTTTCGCGGCGATCGACAAGCCCGCCGGTCTGTCGTTGCGCACTTCGCGCGCCGACCCGCACAGCGCGGCGCGCGGGTTGGTCGAGGCCTTGCGTTTCCGCGACCGCGAGCTCTTCGCCGGGCGGGAGCCGCAGCTCGTGCATCGGCTCGACGAATCGACGAGCGGCGTCGTCCTGGTGGCGCTGGACGTCGACATTCATCGCGAGCTCGTCACCCGTTTCGCCGAGCGCCAGGCGGAGAAGCGCTATCTCGCCCTGGTCTGGGGCCACCCTCGCCCGTCCATCGGAAGCTGGGATGCCCGCCTGGGCCCGGACAAGAAGGATCGCCGGCGGATGAAGGTCGACCCGCAAGGTCGGCCGGCGTTGACGGAGTACCGGGTTCTCGCCAGGGCGGCGCATGTCGCCCTGGTCGAGCTCGCGCCGCGGACCGGCCGGACGCACCAGTTGCGGGTTCACCTCGCGGCGGCCGGGCACCCGATCGTCGGCGACGACCTCTACGGCGGGCCGCGGGAACACAGCATCCGGTCGCCCGCGCTGCGGACCGCCCTCGCTCCCGGACGCTCCCTGCTGCATGCCTTCCGGCTGGCGATCCCGGGCCTCGAGCCAGAGTCGTTCGAAGCCCCTTTGCCGGCCGATTTCGTGGCCGCCCTGGCGGCCTGCCGGATCCCGATGGACACGGCGCTTGCATTTTCCTCGAAGCCGTGA
- a CDS encoding cold-shock protein, translating to MTEQGAVKWFNNEKGFGFISRESGPDVFVHHTAILAEGYRSLNEGDRVSFEVVEGQKGLQARNVVRI from the coding sequence ATGACCGAGCAGGGCGCAGTCAAGTGGTTCAACAACGAGAAGGGCTTTGGCTTCATTTCGCGTGAGAGTGGTCCGGACGTTTTCGTCCATCACACCGCGATCCTCGCCGAGGGATATCGCTCCCTCAACGAAGGGGACCGTGTCTCCTTCGAAGTGGTCGAGGGCCAGAAGGGCCTGCAGGCGCGGAACGTCGTCCGCATCTGA
- a CDS encoding DUF4920 domain-containing protein → MRIRLLSSLLLLTVSPAMASTCEKVSYGSGVTLTDTTAVQSILAQPEAFVGKEVRVEGTVKEVCEMAGCWMDLEAGDGAQTMKIKVKDGVIVFPVAARGKQAVAQGKVEDLEMTRAKYVKYLEHAAEEQGGKFDETAVKGDGPFHVYQIAGTGAEICK, encoded by the coding sequence ATGCGCATTCGTCTGCTGTCGTCCCTGCTGCTGCTTACCGTCTCTCCTGCCATGGCCTCGACCTGCGAGAAGGTCTCGTACGGCAGCGGCGTCACGCTCACCGATACGACCGCGGTCCAGTCGATCCTCGCCCAGCCGGAGGCGTTCGTCGGCAAGGAGGTGCGCGTCGAGGGCACGGTGAAGGAGGTCTGCGAGATGGCCGGTTGCTGGATGGACCTCGAGGCGGGCGACGGCGCCCAGACGATGAAGATCAAGGTCAAGGACGGCGTCATCGTCTTCCCGGTCGCGGCGCGCGGCAAGCAGGCGGTCGCCCAGGGCAAGGTCGAGGATCTGGAGATGACCCGCGCCAAGTACGTCAAGTACCTCGAGCACGCCGCCGAGGAGCAGGGCGGGAAGTTCGACGAGACCGCCGTCAAGGGCGACGGTCCGTTCCACGTCTACCAGATCGCCGGCACCGGCGCGGAGATCTGCAAGTAG
- a CDS encoding thioredoxin domain-containing protein, giving the protein MSHSPKSMPQPRAFAAMASLAILGLVGSVLPACAGEKSVAAKPAATAAAADKSTPVAEVNGKPVTMADLETLLAPQLAKLEQDRQKLLEQGLDRLVEQKLMETEAAARGIDVLALQQAEIQGKIGEVTDAEVATWYQENQARIQGRPLEQIAPQIKQFLIQQRGQAAQEAFIQSLRAKYKTRILMDVARVQVAEAGSPAKGGPVGSPITIIEFSDFQCPFCSRINPSIDQAKQVYGDKVRFVFRQFPLNIHPQAPKAGEASLCANEQGKFWEMHDALFADQQKLSVPDLKATAAKVGVDVAKFDACLDSGRMAEIVARDLADGQAAGVSGTPALFVNGRFINGAVPFEELARVINDELSRKGIEVPAAK; this is encoded by the coding sequence ATGAGTCACTCCCCGAAATCGATGCCGCAGCCCCGCGCCTTCGCCGCCATGGCGTCGCTCGCCATTCTCGGCCTGGTCGGCTCCGTCCTGCCGGCCTGCGCCGGCGAGAAGAGCGTCGCCGCCAAGCCGGCCGCCACCGCTGCCGCCGCCGACAAGAGCACCCCGGTCGCCGAGGTCAACGGCAAGCCGGTGACGATGGCCGATCTCGAGACCCTGCTCGCCCCGCAGCTTGCGAAGCTCGAGCAGGATCGCCAGAAGCTCCTCGAGCAGGGGCTCGACCGCCTCGTCGAGCAGAAGCTCATGGAAACCGAAGCGGCCGCCCGTGGCATCGACGTCCTCGCCCTCCAGCAGGCCGAGATCCAGGGCAAGATCGGCGAAGTGACCGACGCCGAAGTCGCCACCTGGTATCAGGAGAACCAGGCGCGGATCCAGGGCCGTCCGCTCGAGCAGATCGCGCCGCAGATCAAGCAGTTCCTCATCCAGCAGCGCGGCCAGGCGGCGCAGGAGGCGTTCATCCAGTCGCTGCGCGCCAAGTACAAGACCCGCATCCTCATGGATGTGGCCCGCGTCCAGGTTGCCGAAGCCGGCTCTCCCGCGAAGGGCGGCCCGGTCGGCTCGCCGATCACGATCATCGAGTTCTCGGACTTCCAGTGCCCGTTCTGCAGCCGCATCAACCCCTCGATCGACCAGGCGAAGCAGGTCTACGGCGACAAGGTCCGCTTCGTCTTCCGGCAGTTCCCGCTGAACATCCACCCGCAGGCGCCGAAGGCCGGCGAGGCTTCGCTCTGCGCCAACGAGCAGGGCAAGTTCTGGGAGATGCACGACGCGCTGTTCGCCGACCAGCAGAAGCTCTCGGTGCCGGACTTGAAGGCCACCGCGGCGAAGGTCGGAGTGGACGTCGCCAAGTTCGACGCCTGTCTCGACAGCGGCAGGATGGCCGAGATCGTCGCTCGTGACCTGGCGGACGGCCAGGCGGCCGGCGTCTCGGGCACTCCGGCGCTGTTCGTGAACGGCCGTTTCATCAACGGCGCCGTGCCGTTCGAAGAGCTCGCCCGGGTCATCAACGACGAGCTCTCCCGCAAGGGCATCGAGGTCCCGGCGGCGAAGTGA
- a CDS encoding RNA polymerase sigma factor, with product MDLEETVRDLAPRLLRYCRGRLASLESAEDIAQSALMALVARWRAVGPPDSPVAFTFSIARRRAWRVAFKERLLLPISTLGFRNEPFADPTQAAEAKSELRGLRSKLQRLSVKEREAILFVVAGELSMVDAALALGISESSLKMRLVRARQKLKEFQE from the coding sequence ATGGACCTCGAAGAGACAGTGCGCGATCTGGCCCCGCGGCTTCTGCGTTACTGCCGGGGCCGCCTGGCAAGCCTCGAGTCGGCTGAGGACATTGCCCAATCGGCGCTCATGGCTCTAGTCGCCCGCTGGCGCGCGGTCGGGCCCCCCGACTCACCCGTGGCATTTACCTTCTCTATCGCCCGGCGCCGGGCTTGGCGTGTCGCCTTTAAAGAGCGCCTCTTGTTGCCCATTTCGACGCTCGGATTCCGGAATGAGCCGTTTGCTGATCCGACCCAAGCTGCCGAAGCGAAATCGGAGCTGCGAGGGTTGCGAAGCAAACTGCAGAGGCTCTCGGTAAAGGAGCGCGAGGCCATACTCTTTGTGGTCGCCGGAGAGCTCTCGATGGTCGATGCGGCTCTGGCTCTCGGCATCTCCGAATCCTCGCTCAAGATGCGCCTCGTCCGCGCGCGCCAGAAACTGAAGGAGTTCCAAGAATGA
- a CDS encoding TIGR00730 family Rossman fold protein: MKRPASWGKDSRSAEERSFLAGPTWRLTELRRILRIFLEFLRGFRSLHFVGPCVTVFGSARFPDGHRYYEMAREVGRLSAEAGFTTMTGGGPGVMEGANRGAREAGGRSVGCNIALPHEQKPNRYVDYFLEFRYFFVRKVMLVKYSYGFIVLPGGFGTLDEIFETATLIQTGKIPGFPLVLMGRDYWKDLFELLRDRMVKEGTIDAADVDRLQLTDSPEEALAIVEKHAREVAMLRLVPRPRRVLGEHAGGKPGDGTSAVPEAVSQASAASSAPAPPVP; encoded by the coding sequence GTGAAGCGACCCGCCAGCTGGGGCAAGGACTCCCGCAGCGCCGAAGAACGCAGCTTCCTCGCCGGCCCGACCTGGCGGCTCACCGAGCTCCGCCGGATCCTCCGCATCTTCCTGGAGTTCTTGCGCGGCTTCCGTTCGCTGCACTTCGTCGGTCCATGCGTCACGGTCTTCGGATCGGCGCGTTTCCCCGACGGACATCGCTACTACGAGATGGCGCGCGAGGTGGGGCGGCTTTCCGCCGAGGCCGGGTTCACGACGATGACCGGTGGCGGCCCGGGAGTGATGGAAGGGGCGAACCGCGGCGCGCGCGAGGCCGGAGGGCGCTCGGTCGGCTGCAACATCGCGTTGCCGCACGAACAGAAGCCCAATCGCTATGTCGACTATTTCCTGGAGTTCCGCTACTTCTTCGTGCGCAAGGTCATGCTCGTCAAGTACTCCTACGGGTTCATCGTTCTGCCGGGTGGATTCGGCACGCTCGACGAGATCTTCGAGACCGCGACGCTCATCCAGACCGGCAAGATTCCCGGTTTTCCGCTGGTGCTCATGGGGCGCGACTACTGGAAGGATCTTTTCGAGCTGCTGCGCGACAGGATGGTGAAGGAGGGGACGATCGATGCCGCGGACGTCGACCGCCTGCAGCTGACCGATTCTCCCGAAGAGGCCCTGGCGATCGTCGAAAAGCACGCCCGCGAGGTCGCAATGCTGCGCCTGGTACCGCGTCCGCGTCGCGTTCTCGGCGAGCACGCGGGCGGGAAGCCCGGCGACGGAACGTCGGCGGTGCCGGAAGCGGTGTCGCAGGCATCGGCGGCGTCGTCGGCGCCGGCGCCACCGGTGCCCTGA
- a CDS encoding SCP2 sterol-binding domain-containing protein → MTPEAPFFDSASPAPELFGPAWAERLERELGANEPYRAAAASWKGSLAFSLLPDGTPGFPAGRGLFLDLAHGSCRAARPALPGDLEGATFCLTAPAAVWIRLLTGEIEPGAALMGGGLKLTRGSFFSLLPHLKAAQALLECARLVPTHLPASTL, encoded by the coding sequence GTGACGCCGGAAGCACCCTTCTTCGACTCCGCTTCGCCCGCACCGGAGCTTTTCGGACCGGCGTGGGCGGAGCGCCTCGAGCGCGAGCTCGGCGCCAACGAGCCCTACCGTGCCGCCGCGGCGTCGTGGAAGGGCTCGTTGGCGTTCTCCCTCCTGCCCGACGGCACACCCGGCTTTCCGGCGGGCCGCGGGCTCTTTCTCGACCTCGCGCACGGCAGCTGCCGCGCTGCGCGACCGGCGCTCCCCGGCGATCTCGAGGGCGCGACGTTCTGCCTCACGGCACCGGCCGCCGTCTGGATCCGCCTGCTCACCGGCGAGATCGAGCCCGGCGCCGCCCTCATGGGCGGCGGACTCAAGCTCACCCGCGGCTCCTTCTTCTCCCTGCTGCCCCATCTCAAGGCGGCCCAGGCGCTCCTCGAGTGCGCCCGGCTCGTGCCGACCCACCTGCCCGCCTCCACCCTCTGA
- a CDS encoding NAD-binding protein: MRGHYIVCGLGIVGYRAVELLHRLGEKVVVVTLSGHDDRIQAARAAGVEVEIADARDSNVLRRLGILEARALVVTTSKDVVNVEIALDAQRLRPDLAIVIRLFDQNLARQLEGAFRIRRALGMATVAAPRIAAAATGSEVLGRFQFDGEDLVVAMMEAAEHPELVGKGSEILAALDRRLLTRGTRQARRRDNGEPIREDEALLVLASQKSWDAAEGLARARPAGVAGARQRFGDALRKIGSAWSDASTGLKAVFGVLVALMFTSVLVFRYGMGLSLIDAIYFMVTTLTTTGYGDITVKDQAVWLKVYCSLMMLLGSATIATVYSLITDWIVTARVRELLGRQPVPEDGHVIVAGLGNVGFRVVEELCQAGVPVVVLERNREGPFVGGMEQQVPLLVGDARLTSVLDQAHIRGARSILAVTGDDAVNLSICLTAKEMSPGTRTVVRLFDAEFARKVEESPLIDAALGASRIAAPKFVASALFPGVLKAFLDGDTLCVLLAGGEELDLRPEDRPQVVWQGGKPAFEGDPRGRRRIVQVFRPFVSPWETGGMVS; encoded by the coding sequence ATGCGAGGACACTACATCGTCTGCGGTCTGGGGATCGTGGGCTACCGGGCGGTCGAGCTGCTGCACCGGCTCGGGGAGAAGGTGGTCGTGGTCACCCTCTCCGGCCACGATGACCGCATCCAGGCAGCGCGCGCTGCCGGGGTCGAGGTCGAGATCGCCGACGCGCGCGACTCGAACGTCCTTCGGCGGCTCGGCATTCTGGAGGCGCGGGCCCTGGTCGTCACGACCTCGAAAGATGTCGTCAACGTCGAGATCGCGCTCGATGCCCAGCGCTTGCGGCCTGACCTCGCGATCGTGATCCGCCTCTTCGACCAGAATCTCGCCCGTCAGCTCGAGGGCGCCTTCCGGATCCGCCGGGCGCTCGGCATGGCGACCGTTGCCGCGCCGAGGATCGCCGCGGCCGCCACCGGCAGCGAGGTGCTCGGGCGCTTCCAGTTCGACGGCGAGGATCTGGTGGTCGCGATGATGGAGGCGGCAGAGCATCCGGAGCTCGTGGGGAAGGGCTCCGAGATCCTCGCCGCCCTCGACCGGCGCCTGTTGACGCGCGGCACGCGTCAGGCCCGGCGGCGCGACAACGGCGAGCCGATTCGCGAGGACGAAGCGCTCCTCGTCCTCGCCAGCCAGAAGAGCTGGGATGCCGCCGAGGGTCTCGCGCGGGCGCGTCCGGCCGGCGTCGCGGGTGCCCGTCAGCGCTTCGGCGACGCGCTCCGCAAGATCGGCTCCGCCTGGAGCGACGCTTCGACGGGGCTCAAGGCGGTCTTCGGCGTCCTCGTGGCCCTCATGTTCACGAGCGTGCTCGTCTTCCGCTACGGCATGGGCCTGTCGCTCATCGACGCGATCTACTTCATGGTGACGACGCTGACCACCACCGGCTACGGCGACATCACGGTGAAGGATCAGGCGGTCTGGCTCAAGGTCTACTGCTCGTTGATGATGCTGCTCGGTTCGGCGACGATCGCCACCGTCTATTCGCTCATCACCGACTGGATCGTGACGGCGAGGGTCCGCGAGCTGCTCGGCCGGCAGCCCGTGCCGGAGGACGGGCACGTCATCGTCGCCGGTCTGGGTAACGTCGGCTTCCGCGTCGTCGAGGAGCTCTGCCAGGCCGGTGTCCCGGTCGTCGTCCTGGAGCGCAATCGGGAAGGTCCGTTCGTCGGCGGCATGGAGCAGCAGGTGCCGCTCCTGGTCGGAGACGCGCGGCTGACTTCGGTCCTCGACCAGGCGCACATCCGGGGCGCCCGCAGCATCCTTGCCGTCACAGGCGACGACGCCGTGAACCTGTCGATCTGCCTGACGGCGAAAGAGATGTCGCCCGGAACCCGCACCGTCGTCCGGCTCTTCGACGCCGAGTTCGCGCGCAAAGTGGAGGAGAGCCCGCTGATCGACGCGGCGCTCGGCGCCTCGCGTATCGCGGCGCCGAAGTTCGTCGCGTCGGCGCTCTTTCCCGGAGTCCTGAAGGCGTTTCTCGACGGCGACACGCTCTGCGTGCTGCTCGCCGGTGGCGAGGAGCTCGACCTGCGCCCGGAGGATCGCCCGCAGGTCGTCTGGCAGGGGGGGAAGCCGGCCTTCGAGGGTGACCCGCGCGGTCGCCGGCGCATCGTTCAGGTCTTCCGGCCGTTCGTCTCCCCCTGGGAAACCGGGGGGATGGTGAGCTGA